From Mucilaginibacter gotjawali:
AAAGCAAAACCAGCGTACAGGCATATTCCGTTTCAATACCCTGCTCATCAGCCAGTTTCCGAAGTTCCGAATTTTCCGTTCCCGGGTTAAAAATGATTCTTTTAGGATGGGTTTTTAAAATATAATCATAAAGGTTTTCCTGGTGCTGTGGCCCCACATATAAAGTGATGGTGTCAATATCTGCGTAAATGGTTTCGGGGCGCTCAATAGGTACACCGGCAACTTCCCCCTTTCTGATGCCAACATTTACAATGCTATGCCCGCTCCGTACCAGCCGGTTGGCGGCAAGATTGGCATATCGGGCCTCGTTAGGCGTTGCGCCTAAAACCAAAGTCTTTTTATTTGTTGTTTTTTGTGATGCCATTTTTATGATTTCACTGATTTTGTGTTGTTGATTACACCGATTGCTGTTAATGATTATTTACCAGGTGTTTATTTTTCATTGGTGTTCGTGAGTTCGCTACGCCCGGTTTCACTGATTTTATCATATCGATAATCGGTGCAATCCTTCTCCAATCGGTGTAATCCTAATCAATAATCCGTAATAATAATGAAACTTGCCCCGAATGATAAATATGATGTTGTATCAAACCTTTTATCAATGCCTCAAATGTTGTGCCCGGATCGTTTTCAACAACACCTGTAACATGTTCAGTCCATTGCTCTTTCGGAAAATTTTGGATAATACCCAGCAAATTTACGTTAACCAGTTTTAGGTCACTGACATAATTTTGCCATTTTTGTTCGTCGGGCGTTCCCGGGTCAGGCCAGTCTCCGCTTGAAGGAACCTGCGATGGTAAGCCATTCATCCGGTCGATCACTTCCTCTGTCCAGGAGATCATATGCAGCAGGATCCCTGCTATCGAATGTACTGATCCGGGCGGTTTTTCAAAGGCTGCCTCAAAACTTACCTGTTCAATGATTTCATAAACTGAAGGGCCGTACCATGGGTTTCCCTGCAATACTTCTGTTAAATCATTACTGAGTTGTGTTGATATTTCCATTGTTAGCTTAAGGTAATTGGCGTTTTATTATCGCCAAAGATAAATCTAAAATATTGCGACGGCTGTATCTTTTTGATTCGCCTGTCGATTGCCGAAGTTTTTTTATGCCCTGCCAGGCAATAAAAAAAGCGATGAGCCCGAAAACCCATCGCTTAAATATTAAATCTTAACTAATTCCGAAATCCGAAATTAAATCAATAGCCTTACCGGTTCTTCCAGCATTGACTTTAAGGTCTGCAGGAATGCGGCACCTGTGGCGCCGTCAACCACGCGGTGATCACAGCTGAGGGTAACCTTCATTACATTGCCGGGCACTACAGCGCCACTTTTAACTACAGGTATTTGCTGTATGCCGCTAACGGCCAAAATACAGGCGTTTGGTGTGTTAATGATAGCAGTAAATTCGTCAACCCCAAACATACCTAAGTTTGAGATGGTGAAAGTTGAGCCTTCCATTTCATTTGGCTGCAGTTTTTTGCTTTTGGCTTTACCTGCAAATTCCTTTACTTCAACAGATATGGCGCTTAATGATTTGCCATCAGCATATTTAATTACCGGTACAAGTAAACCTTCGTCAACTGCAACAGCAACGCCAATATGTACGTGCTCGTTAAAGCGGATCTTATCGCCCAGGAATGATGAGTTGATCGCCGGGTGTTGTTTTAAGGCAACGGCGCAGGCTTTCAATACAAAATCGTTAAATGATATTTTTACCGGGGCCACTTCGTTGATGCGGGTACGGGCGGCAATGGCCTGGTCCATATCAATGCTCATGGTTACATAAAAATGCGGTGCGGTAAACAAACTTTCCGACAAACGGCGGCTGATGGCTTTGCGCATCTGGCTAACCGGTTTCTCGGTAAACTTCTCTTCGCCGGTGTAACTTGCAATTACCGGGGCAGGTTTAGCAGCAGCTGGCGCGGCGGCAGCTGGTGCTGCTGCTGGAGCGCTTACAGCAGGCGCCGCAGCCGGCTTGGCAGCCGGAACATATTCTTCAACATCTTTCTTGATAATGCGGCCGCCTTCGGCGCTTCCTTTTACATCATTAAGGTTGATGCCTTTTTCTTTTGCAATTTTACGCGCCAGCGGCGAAGCCTTTACACGGCTGTCGTCAGCTATTGACGGGCCGTCTGTTTCAGCTTCAGCTGTTGCGGCCGCTTCGGCAGTAGCCGGTGCGCTTTCGTCAGCAGGTTTAGCGGCAGGTGCATCATCATCCTGTAACAACGGGGTAATATCAGTGCCCTCTTTACCTACAATAGCTATAATGCCATTCACTGGTGCAGCTTCACCTTCTTTAGGGCCTATATATAGTAAAGTACCTTCTTCATAACCTACTACTTCCATGGTTGCCTTATCGGTTTCCACGTCCGCCAGTGAGTCGTCTGATTTTACTTTATCGCCAACTTTAAAGTTCCATTTATTGATCACTCCTTCAGTCATGGTGTCGCTAAGGGCAGGCATGCGGATAACTACCGCAGGGATACCGCTTTTGTCAACCTTTGGTTTTGCTTCAACCGGGGCAGCAGGTTTCTTTTCTTCAGCAGCCGCACGTGTTGCAACTTCTGCTGCGGGCGTGGGCTTGCTTTCAGCCGCAGGTGCTGCTGATGCCGCATCGCCGGCCAGTAAAGCTTTATAGTCTTCACCTTCTTTTCCAATGATCGCTATAAGCGCATCAACCGGGACCGCTTTGCCTTCTTCAACACCAATATAAAGCAGTGTTCCGTCCTGGTACGATTCAAAATCCATGGTGGCTTTATCCGTTTCTATCTCGGCCATAACATCGCCTGATTTCACCTTATCACCAACTTTTTTATGCCATTTTGCTAATACCCCTTCAGTCATGGTATCGCTCATTTTCGGCATCTTAATTACTTCGGCCATATACTATATGTATCTGTAGTTATTTTTAAAATCCAGTTTAAATGTAATGATTAGCTCCTTATAAAAGGGTAATCTTTTTCAACATACACATCAGTATATAATTCCGATGCCTCAGGCCATGGCGACTCTTCCGAAAACTTAACGGATTCTTCCACTTCAGCTTTCACTTTCGCGTCAATCTCTTCAAACCACTTGTCATCAGCATAACCTTCCGAAATAATTGTATGTTTTACCAGTTCGATAGGGTCCTTGGCCTTGTAGCTTTCCAATTCATCTTTGGTACGGTATTTCTGCGGGTCGGACATGGAGTGACCTTTGTACCTGTAAGTACGCATTTCCAAAAATGTTGGTCCTTCACCCGCACGCGCACGCTGGCAGGCTTCGTCCATTGCTTTGTGCACAGCGGCCGGATCCATACCATCCACCGGCGAAGACGGGATACCATAGGGCAATCCTAATTTATAAATGTCGGTTTGTACGGTGGTACGTTCAAGAGAGGTGCCCATAGCATAACCATTGTTCTCGCAAACAAAAATTACGGGAAGTTTCCATAATGCAGCCAAATTAAAAGTTTCGGTCAAAGCACCCTGCCTTACGGCACCATCACCCATATAGGTAATGTTCACAAAATCAGTGCCTTTAAATTTTTCAGCAAATGCAACGCCGGCACCCATCGGGATCTGTCCGCCTACAATGCCATGGCCGCCATAAAAGTGGTGTTCTTTACTGAACATGTGCATCGAGCCGCCCTTGCCTTTGGAACATCCGGTAGCCTTACCATATAGTTCAGCCATGATGGCATTGGAGCTAACTCCCTTGGCAATGGCATGCGCATGGTCACGATAAGCGGTGATCATACTGTCTTCCGGTTTAATTACCGACATGGCTCCCGCCAAAACAGCTTCCTGCCCAATGTATAAATGGCAAAAGCCCCTGATTTTTTGCTGTCCGTATAATTGGCCTGCTTTCTCCTCAAACTTGCGCATTAAAAGCATCGACTCGTACCACATCAGGTAGGTGTCTTTATTTATTTCGATTGAACTCATGTAATATATTAAACGATCAATTTTACGAGTAAAGCGCAAATCTAATTATATCCTTGAAAATATCGAAACTGCGATGAATTTGTTATAGAGTTTTATGCTTATTTTTTTATTTGTTGCGTAAAAGGCAATAAACCGTTCTTTTAAGGAGTTAAAGTTTGTTAAATACGGGCACATTTGACAATGAAATTAGAAAAATCGAAATAAAAGAGAGGGTTGTGTTGTATATAAACCCCCAAATTAT
This genomic window contains:
- a CDS encoding CoA-binding protein, with amino-acid sequence MASQKTTNKKTLVLGATPNEARYANLAANRLVRSGHSIVNVGIRKGEVAGVPIERPETIYADIDTITLYVGPQHQENLYDYILKTHPKRIIFNPGTENSELRKLADEQGIETEYACTLVLLSIGQY
- a CDS encoding DinB family protein yields the protein MEISTQLSNDLTEVLQGNPWYGPSVYEIIEQVSFEAAFEKPPGSVHSIAGILLHMISWTEEVIDRMNGLPSQVPSSGDWPDPGTPDEQKWQNYVSDLKLVNVNLLGIIQNFPKEQWTEHVTGVVENDPGTTFEALIKGLIQHHIYHSGQVSLLLRIID
- a CDS encoding pyruvate dehydrogenase complex dihydrolipoamide acetyltransferase, with product MAEVIKMPKMSDTMTEGVLAKWHKKVGDKVKSGDVMAEIETDKATMDFESYQDGTLLYIGVEEGKAVPVDALIAIIGKEGEDYKALLAGDAASAAPAAESKPTPAAEVATRAAAEEKKPAAPVEAKPKVDKSGIPAVVIRMPALSDTMTEGVINKWNFKVGDKVKSDDSLADVETDKATMEVVGYEEGTLLYIGPKEGEAAPVNGIIAIVGKEGTDITPLLQDDDAPAAKPADESAPATAEAAATAEAETDGPSIADDSRVKASPLARKIAKEKGINLNDVKGSAEGGRIIKKDVEEYVPAAKPAAAPAVSAPAAAPAAAAPAAAKPAPVIASYTGEEKFTEKPVSQMRKAISRRLSESLFTAPHFYVTMSIDMDQAIAARTRINEVAPVKISFNDFVLKACAVALKQHPAINSSFLGDKIRFNEHVHIGVAVAVDEGLLVPVIKYADGKSLSAISVEVKEFAGKAKSKKLQPNEMEGSTFTISNLGMFGVDEFTAIINTPNACILAVSGIQQIPVVKSGAVVPGNVMKVTLSCDHRVVDGATGAAFLQTLKSMLEEPVRLLI
- the pdhA gene encoding pyruvate dehydrogenase (acetyl-transferring) E1 component subunit alpha — translated: MSSIEINKDTYLMWYESMLLMRKFEEKAGQLYGQQKIRGFCHLYIGQEAVLAGAMSVIKPEDSMITAYRDHAHAIAKGVSSNAIMAELYGKATGCSKGKGGSMHMFSKEHHFYGGHGIVGGQIPMGAGVAFAEKFKGTDFVNITYMGDGAVRQGALTETFNLAALWKLPVIFVCENNGYAMGTSLERTTVQTDIYKLGLPYGIPSSPVDGMDPAAVHKAMDEACQRARAGEGPTFLEMRTYRYKGHSMSDPQKYRTKDELESYKAKDPIELVKHTIISEGYADDKWFEEIDAKVKAEVEESVKFSEESPWPEASELYTDVYVEKDYPFIRS